Proteins from one Candidatus Nitrospira nitrosa genomic window:
- a CDS encoding glycosyltransferase family 4 protein, with amino-acid sequence MMLMAFPALVAFVVAWWITKRLCSPKSFLSILAHPNERTLHAMPTPQTGGLAVIGSVVIGLILVASLLAITQPSKSVLPKGVASGSLWIILSMLLVFVVSFIDDCIGLPATLRLSVQVAAACIVIAGVGLTVSAIPIPGGPTIQLGLAAVPVSALLLVWMANLYNFMDGMDGFAGGMTFWGFGFLAYLGWQAQFPVMLIISTFVAMGALGFLMHNFPPARIFMGDAGSITVGFLAGTLMILGVRDRLFEIWVPIMIFSPFIVDATVTLVKRVLHGKRVWEAHREHYYQRVVLSGWSHRRTVLAEYGVMILCGGLAVSYHHSTDNVRVIILGVWAGMFVLLAMLVHMLELKMATSCPVQDSQVAGSKKKVQAMPAEDSSRVTVNT; translated from the coding sequence ATGATGTTGATGGCTTTTCCAGCTCTGGTTGCGTTTGTGGTCGCATGGTGGATCACGAAGCGACTCTGTTCACCGAAATCTTTCCTGTCTATTCTTGCCCATCCCAACGAGCGAACCTTACACGCCATGCCGACTCCCCAGACTGGAGGGTTAGCAGTGATCGGCAGCGTCGTGATCGGACTTATTCTGGTTGCGAGTCTATTGGCCATTACGCAACCCTCGAAGTCCGTGTTGCCGAAAGGAGTGGCGTCAGGCAGTTTGTGGATCATTCTATCGATGTTACTCGTCTTCGTGGTGTCATTCATCGACGACTGTATTGGGCTTCCCGCCACGCTCCGGTTGAGCGTGCAGGTTGCCGCCGCCTGTATCGTTATCGCCGGTGTTGGGTTAACCGTGTCAGCTATCCCTATTCCTGGAGGGCCTACCATTCAACTCGGGCTGGCGGCAGTCCCCGTGAGTGCCTTGTTGCTGGTTTGGATGGCCAACCTCTACAACTTTATGGACGGTATGGACGGCTTCGCCGGTGGAATGACGTTTTGGGGCTTCGGGTTTCTTGCCTATTTGGGATGGCAGGCACAGTTCCCGGTCATGCTGATCATTTCCACATTTGTTGCGATGGGTGCGCTGGGGTTTCTCATGCATAACTTTCCGCCCGCGCGTATCTTTATGGGCGATGCGGGAAGCATCACCGTTGGGTTTTTGGCAGGCACATTGATGATTCTTGGGGTTCGAGACAGATTGTTCGAGATATGGGTCCCGATTATGATTTTCTCTCCCTTCATTGTGGATGCGACCGTGACATTGGTCAAACGGGTTCTACATGGGAAAAGGGTCTGGGAAGCGCACCGGGAGCATTATTACCAGCGGGTAGTGCTGAGCGGGTGGAGCCATCGTCGGACTGTGCTTGCAGAGTACGGAGTCATGATTCTGTGCGGAGGGCTAGCCGTTTCATATCATCACTCAACAGACAACGTGCGAGTCATCATCCTTGGTGTGTGGGCGGGAATGTTCGTCCTATTGGCGATGCTCGTGCATATGCTTGAACTGAAGATGGCAACCTCTTGCCCGGTTCAGGATTCTCAGGTGGCAGGTAGTAAGAAAAAGGTACAGGCTATGCCGGCCGAGGACTCCTCCAGAGTGACAGTCAATACATAG
- a CDS encoding NAD-dependent epimerase/dehydratase family protein yields the protein MGQQILVTGATGFIGRALRLNLLRAGYEVRGTIRNPSKTPLQERSHPGGLNWVVLHDQSTAAELQQVLKGVHVVIHLAARVHVMAGHESDRRHEFTRINADWTERLARAAGAQGVRRFVYMSSIKVHGEKSSAPFTEEDSPSPQDPYGVSKWEAERGLAMVSSQTSLEIVVIRSPLVYGPGVGGNFLQLLKIVQKGIPLPFALVENRRSLIYQGNLVDALIRSVEDDRAAGRTYLVSDGEDLSTPDLIRRLGAALGLRARLWPLPIPILRRLGQVVGKQMVVERLVESLQVNPSKIRQELDWHPPFCVDQGLAETADWFRAHAAKRVMVA from the coding sequence ATGGGGCAACAGATACTCGTTACCGGGGCAACGGGGTTCATCGGGAGAGCGTTACGTCTGAATCTTCTGAGGGCCGGGTATGAGGTGCGGGGGACGATACGAAATCCAAGCAAAACACCACTGCAAGAACGTTCTCATCCCGGTGGTCTCAACTGGGTGGTCTTACACGATCAATCGACGGCGGCCGAACTGCAACAAGTGCTCAAGGGGGTGCATGTGGTCATCCACTTGGCGGCGCGGGTCCACGTTATGGCTGGCCACGAGTCCGATCGACGTCACGAATTTACTCGAATCAACGCAGACTGGACCGAACGGCTTGCCCGGGCCGCAGGGGCACAAGGAGTCCGTCGGTTCGTGTACATGAGCTCGATCAAAGTACATGGCGAGAAGAGCAGCGCGCCGTTTACGGAAGAGGATTCCCCAAGTCCGCAGGATCCGTATGGTGTTTCAAAGTGGGAAGCAGAGCGGGGCCTAGCAATGGTCTCATCCCAAACGAGTCTTGAGATCGTCGTGATTCGGTCGCCGCTTGTGTATGGTCCCGGTGTGGGAGGCAATTTTCTGCAACTTCTAAAGATTGTCCAAAAGGGAATTCCGCTGCCGTTTGCTCTAGTAGAAAACCGACGCAGTCTTATCTACCAGGGGAACCTGGTTGATGCGCTCATCCGATCCGTCGAGGACGATAGAGCGGCAGGTCGGACCTATTTGGTGAGTGACGGAGAGGATCTGTCTACTCCAGACTTGATTCGGCGACTCGGCGCGGCATTGGGATTACGGGCACGTCTTTGGCCATTGCCTATCCCGATACTCCGTAGGTTGGGGCAAGTTGTTGGAAAGCAGATGGTGGTTGAGCGTCTGGTTGAGTCTCTCCAGGTCAACCCATCGAAAATCAGGCAAGAGTTGGACTGGCATCCTCCATTTTGCGTCGATCAAGGTCTTGCGGAGACCGCCGACTGGTTCCGTGCGCATGCGGCCAAACGGGTAATGGTTGCATGA
- a CDS encoding glycosyltransferase family 2 protein, protein MKITIVTVAYNAASTVASTIHSVAVQTYSDLEHIVIDGASQDKTVEIARQSSGRISRLVSEPDLGVYDAMNKGLMLASGDVIGFLNADDVYAGPAVLSRVMTVMEAERLDALLGDVEFFRPEHPARTVRRYRSARFTPDRIAWGWMPAHPALFLRRQVYERFGLFRTDYRIAGDFEYCARIFHEKRLVYRNLPETLVRMRVGGISTGGWRSTLLLNREVLRACRENGIHTNILKISSKYPAKLLEFLVK, encoded by the coding sequence ATGAAGATCACCATTGTCACAGTTGCCTACAATGCCGCGTCGACTGTCGCGAGTACGATCCATTCGGTCGCGGTACAGACGTATTCCGATCTTGAGCACATTGTTATTGACGGCGCTTCACAGGATAAGACCGTGGAGATCGCGCGGCAATCGTCGGGGCGGATTTCGAGACTGGTGTCTGAGCCGGATCTGGGGGTGTATGACGCGATGAATAAGGGGCTGATGCTCGCATCCGGCGATGTAATCGGCTTTCTGAATGCTGATGATGTCTATGCTGGGCCGGCGGTGCTCTCCCGCGTGATGACGGTTATGGAAGCTGAACGACTGGATGCTCTGTTGGGGGATGTGGAGTTTTTCCGGCCGGAGCATCCCGCGCGTACCGTTCGCCGATATCGATCCGCACGGTTTACACCTGACCGAATTGCATGGGGGTGGATGCCGGCCCATCCGGCGCTTTTTCTCAGACGACAGGTATATGAGCGATTCGGGCTGTTTCGCACAGACTACCGCATCGCCGGCGATTTTGAGTATTGCGCACGAATCTTTCACGAGAAGAGGTTGGTCTACCGCAATCTTCCGGAAACGCTGGTGCGGATGCGGGTTGGCGGCATTAGCACCGGCGGTTGGCGCAGTACGCTCTTGCTCAATCGAGAAGTCTTACGCGCCTGTCGCGAGAACGGGATCCACACGAACATCTTGAAGATTTCCTCGAAATACCCCGCCAAGTTATTGGAGTTTCTGGTGAAGTGA
- a CDS encoding glycosyltransferase family 4 protein encodes MNTYDIRGGAARAAYRLHCGLRAAGIESQMLVQSKSSDDPYVDGPRSRFETLLGVMRPQFDILPTYFYPRRGSGVYYPGLLPGNYVKRVRRMKPDIVHLHWVAGGFLNPSALTDFGAPVVWTLHDMWAFTGGCHYDNNCGRYIGTCGKCPELGSSRETDLSRLVWQQKRRKWAEVSLTVVTPSRWLAECARKSALFFDKRIEVIPNGLDITRFRAVDKQRARELLGLPTGKRLILFGTLNANMGHRKGSQELKEALQTFRKAQDHQNDCEVVIVGASRPISPPDFGLPVNYMGILNDDVTLALLASAVDVVVVPSLQENLSNTVMEALACGTPCVAFDIGGMPDLIEHRQNGYLARSFESLDLAHGMQWVLENKERWCALSKRAREKVEAEFDLRDVAERYRALYLNVLDRTGQGGHCPMLNVVS; translated from the coding sequence ATGAACACGTATGATATTCGTGGCGGAGCGGCGCGAGCGGCGTATCGGCTTCACTGTGGCCTTCGAGCGGCAGGCATCGAGTCCCAGATGCTTGTGCAGTCAAAGAGCAGCGATGATCCCTACGTAGATGGTCCGCGCAGCCGTTTCGAGACTTTGTTGGGGGTCATGAGGCCGCAATTCGATATTTTACCGACGTATTTCTACCCTAGGCGTGGGAGTGGTGTGTATTACCCGGGGCTGCTTCCTGGGAATTATGTGAAGCGTGTGCGACGGATGAAGCCTGACATTGTCCATCTGCACTGGGTGGCAGGGGGGTTTCTGAATCCGTCGGCTCTCACCGATTTCGGAGCGCCTGTCGTGTGGACGCTGCATGATATGTGGGCGTTTACAGGTGGGTGCCACTATGACAATAACTGTGGGCGGTATATCGGAACATGTGGGAAGTGCCCAGAGCTTGGCTCTTCTCGAGAGACGGACTTGTCACGATTGGTGTGGCAACAGAAACGGAGGAAATGGGCTGAGGTTTCGCTGACCGTTGTGACCCCCAGCCGATGGCTTGCCGAGTGCGCACGAAAGAGTGCACTGTTTTTCGACAAGCGCATCGAGGTTATTCCCAACGGGCTGGATATCACGCGATTTCGGGCGGTTGATAAACAGAGAGCGAGGGAACTGCTCGGACTTCCGACTGGGAAGCGACTGATCTTGTTTGGCACGCTCAATGCCAATATGGGCCACCGTAAAGGGTCTCAAGAGCTGAAGGAAGCCCTGCAGACATTTCGCAAGGCTCAGGACCATCAAAACGACTGCGAAGTTGTTATCGTAGGGGCATCACGGCCGATCTCTCCGCCGGATTTTGGTCTGCCGGTCAACTATATGGGTATTTTGAACGATGACGTGACCCTGGCTCTGTTGGCCTCAGCTGTTGATGTCGTGGTGGTACCGTCACTCCAAGAGAACTTGTCCAATACTGTGATGGAAGCGCTTGCGTGCGGCACGCCCTGTGTGGCGTTCGATATCGGAGGGATGCCGGATTTGATCGAACATAGACAGAACGGTTATCTGGCGAGATCGTTTGAGTCGCTTGATCTGGCTCATGGCATGCAGTGGGTCTTGGAAAATAAAGAGCGCTGGTGTGCGTTGTCGAAACGGGCACGTGAAAAGGTCGAAGCTGAGTTCGATCTCAGGGACGTCGCTGAGCGTTATAGGGCGCTGTATTTGAATGTGTTGGATCGGACAGGACAAGGCGGTCACTGTCCCATGTTGAATGTCGTGTCATGA
- a CDS encoding class I SAM-dependent methyltransferase has protein sequence MRILQIDIPDHELAGDELAYLSRLQGSELDLAKIWELMDCEWENAGAGYSETDQEAVSKFYESPVWLLNGLFTECDQDSKRHRDRIAAWLAGHAFAVIYDYGGGYGSLARKIAALCPNSQVMVVEPFPRKLALAVSRSFTNLTFVAALSGRADCIVAQDVLEHIVDPLDVFGHLLHHVHVGGYIVTANCFYPDIKCHLPQTFHLRYAFRHIVPSLGCTYVGTIPGVRHAQIFRKTDSEPNWEKARRQERLSKSWSRVVHPIVEPIKALVRPIWRALNG, from the coding sequence ATGCGTATTCTTCAGATTGATATCCCCGATCATGAGTTGGCTGGTGACGAGTTGGCGTATCTCTCTCGCCTGCAAGGGAGTGAGCTTGATCTGGCGAAAATATGGGAGTTGATGGATTGTGAATGGGAGAATGCTGGGGCCGGATATTCGGAGACTGACCAGGAGGCGGTTTCAAAGTTCTATGAGTCACCCGTATGGTTGCTCAATGGCCTTTTCACGGAATGTGACCAAGATTCGAAGCGGCATCGGGACCGGATTGCTGCGTGGCTCGCTGGGCATGCCTTTGCGGTGATTTATGACTATGGAGGCGGGTATGGTTCCCTTGCCAGAAAGATTGCTGCCCTCTGTCCAAATTCACAAGTGATGGTTGTTGAGCCATTCCCGCGAAAACTTGCCCTCGCTGTCTCCAGAAGTTTTACGAATCTGACCTTTGTCGCGGCATTGTCAGGGCGTGCGGACTGCATTGTCGCGCAAGACGTATTGGAGCACATCGTCGATCCATTAGACGTCTTCGGACACCTGCTCCATCATGTCCATGTGGGAGGATATATCGTGACGGCGAATTGCTTTTACCCGGACATTAAATGCCATCTTCCTCAAACCTTCCATCTACGGTATGCGTTCCGCCATATCGTTCCTTCGCTTGGCTGCACATATGTCGGCACCATTCCTGGTGTCAGGCATGCGCAGATTTTTCGGAAAACCGATTCTGAGCCAAACTGGGAGAAAGCGCGTCGGCAGGAGCGGCTCTCGAAAAGCTGGTCGCGTGTTGTGCATCCCATCGTCGAACCAATCAAGGCATTGGTGAGACCGATATGGAGAGCGCTCAATGGGTGA
- a CDS encoding glycosyltransferase family 2 protein, with protein MFRAPVALFVYNRPDHTRQTVEALAANTLAVETPLYVFSDAPTDETPRQPVEEVRSYIRTISGFQSVTLIERPINYGLARSIIDGVTGLCERYGCVIVVEDDLVTSSRFLSYMNDALTVYEHDARVMQISGHIAHVPEFSRRTEALFVPFVTSWGWGTWERAWKQFDPSAQGWEKIRDDRTLRKRFNLDDYFDYATMMQMQLDGKIDSWAIRWYLSVFSRGGMALFPPRSLVRNIGFASGTHGSRVLRWTLARQPISDEPVSFPRLRQVVDHDYALVKKALFRQTGGQLGAMFRWARRYLASGTG; from the coding sequence GTGTTCCGCGCGCCCGTTGCTTTATTTGTCTACAACCGTCCCGATCACACTCGGCAAACCGTAGAAGCATTAGCAGCCAATACGCTTGCCGTTGAGACTCCGCTTTACGTGTTTTCCGACGCGCCAACAGATGAAACGCCACGGCAGCCAGTTGAGGAAGTCCGATCCTATATCCGAACCATCAGCGGGTTCCAGTCTGTCACGCTCATCGAGCGTCCTATCAACTACGGGTTGGCTCGTTCCATAATCGATGGAGTCACCGGTCTGTGCGAGAGGTATGGCTGTGTCATCGTGGTAGAAGATGATTTGGTGACGTCTTCAAGGTTTTTGTCCTATATGAACGATGCGCTGACAGTCTATGAGCACGATGCCCGTGTTATGCAGATCTCAGGCCATATTGCCCATGTGCCAGAATTTTCCAGGCGGACGGAAGCGCTGTTTGTGCCGTTTGTCACATCCTGGGGATGGGGTACTTGGGAAAGGGCGTGGAAGCAGTTCGATCCATCGGCGCAAGGATGGGAGAAGATTCGCGATGATCGTACATTGAGGAAGCGCTTCAATCTGGACGATTATTTCGACTATGCGACGATGATGCAGATGCAGCTGGATGGAAAGATCGATTCGTGGGCAATTCGCTGGTATCTGAGTGTGTTCTCGAGAGGCGGGATGGCGCTCTTTCCGCCACGTTCTCTTGTGCGAAACATCGGTTTTGCAAGCGGCACGCATGGGTCGAGAGTGTTGCGATGGACCTTGGCGCGACAGCCGATCTCGGATGAGCCGGTGTCGTTTCCGCGTTTGAGACAAGTTGTGGATCACGACTATGCGCTGGTGAAGAAAGCTTTATTCAGGCAAACGGGAGGTCAGTTGGGTGCGATGTTTCGATGGGCGCGGAGGTACTTAGCTTCCGGGACGGGCTAA
- a CDS encoding glycosyltransferase family 2 protein, protein MVRIAALMACHNRVASTTESVRFLKSQAIPDASVDLFLVDDGSSDGTAQAVCDLVPHATILTGDGNLFWCGGVRWAFEEAINRNYDFYLWLNDDTLLDQGALVRMFDTYRKVARDACEATIVVGSTRDPKTGQFTYGGWRRYLKPTGVISWKKTPPHMETPLACDTMNGNIVLIPRSVVERIGNLDVAFVHTMGDLDYGLRAVKHGCRIYIAPGYCGTCASNDQPRPYAGGQTPLSTRWKQLLGPKGFPIKAWGVFTYRHKGPLWFLAWLAPYILFWFKSVLLPQKGQ, encoded by the coding sequence ATGGTTCGCATTGCGGCCCTCATGGCCTGCCATAACAGAGTCGCATCCACCACTGAAAGCGTCCGTTTCTTGAAGTCTCAGGCTATTCCAGATGCGTCGGTCGATCTGTTTCTTGTGGATGATGGGTCAAGCGACGGCACGGCGCAAGCAGTCTGCGATCTTGTTCCTCACGCCACGATCCTCACTGGGGATGGAAACTTGTTTTGGTGTGGAGGTGTCCGCTGGGCGTTTGAGGAAGCCATCAACCGGAACTACGATTTCTACCTGTGGCTTAACGATGACACACTTCTTGATCAGGGTGCGTTGGTGAGAATGTTCGATACCTACCGGAAAGTTGCTCGCGATGCGTGTGAGGCAACCATCGTTGTCGGCAGCACCCGTGATCCCAAGACGGGCCAGTTTACGTATGGTGGGTGGCGCCGATATCTTAAGCCAACGGGCGTGATCTCATGGAAAAAAACACCTCCGCATATGGAGACACCGCTCGCGTGCGATACGATGAACGGCAACATTGTGTTGATCCCAAGATCCGTCGTCGAGCGAATTGGAAACCTCGATGTGGCCTTCGTGCACACGATGGGAGATCTCGACTATGGCTTGCGAGCTGTCAAGCATGGATGTCGCATCTACATTGCTCCTGGGTACTGCGGGACGTGCGCAAGCAACGACCAACCGCGTCCATATGCAGGCGGTCAGACGCCGCTTTCCACGCGATGGAAACAACTGCTCGGGCCGAAGGGGTTCCCAATCAAGGCCTGGGGGGTGTTTACCTATCGGCATAAGGGCCCCTTGTGGTTCCTGGCTTGGTTGGCGCCCTATATTCTCTTTTGGTTCAAATCGGTCTTGTTGCCGCAGAAGGGTCAGTAG
- a CDS encoding class I SAM-dependent methyltransferase, whose amino-acid sequence MVPLPTDDQLASYYHAYSQDNQIDFSQRAGSRYPNLRKLFHWVSGDVDPRDFVEVPSGARVLDYGCGHAGYLSDFHHRGVAISGAEIAAYTVEACRKHGYDVKKVEDFSHIPFPSGEFDIVYLMQVFEHLRDPHGFFQELSRILRNGGMLYLAMPNAASIWRKVFGCNWVSGWFAPFHLFHYTRDAMKKLANQYGFDLLLAWSRTPESWFRLNLKAALYSKEFRLDWHRNWLDAASMRYLLMFLLRVIESPFREKDCLVLQFRKR is encoded by the coding sequence ATGGTGCCACTCCCGACGGACGACCAATTGGCCTCGTATTACCATGCCTATTCACAAGATAACCAAATCGATTTCTCGCAGAGGGCGGGGTCACGCTATCCGAACCTCAGAAAGCTGTTTCATTGGGTCAGTGGCGATGTGGACCCACGGGATTTCGTAGAGGTTCCTTCGGGGGCGCGAGTCCTTGATTATGGGTGCGGTCATGCCGGATACCTGAGTGATTTCCATCATCGCGGAGTGGCAATCTCGGGAGCAGAGATCGCGGCGTATACGGTCGAAGCATGTCGGAAACATGGCTACGATGTGAAGAAGGTGGAAGACTTTTCTCATATTCCGTTTCCATCGGGTGAGTTCGATATCGTCTACCTCATGCAGGTATTTGAGCATCTTCGTGACCCTCATGGGTTTTTTCAGGAACTTTCGAGGATCTTGAGAAATGGCGGGATGCTGTATCTTGCCATGCCCAATGCCGCCAGCATATGGCGAAAAGTATTCGGATGCAATTGGGTCAGTGGATGGTTTGCGCCATTTCATCTCTTTCATTACACGCGTGACGCAATGAAGAAGTTGGCGAACCAGTATGGGTTTGATCTGCTCCTGGCGTGGAGCCGGACACCGGAATCGTGGTTCCGACTGAATCTTAAGGCGGCTCTCTATTCAAAGGAATTCCGATTGGATTGGCACCGAAATTGGTTGGATGCAGCGTCGATGCGTTACCTATTGATGTTCCTGTTGCGCGTGATCGAATCTCCGTTTCGTGAAAAGGACTGTTTAGTCCTACAGTTTAGGAAACGATAA
- a CDS encoding methyltransferase domain-containing protein, with protein MNITLVDNSFRRNGCPLCHSSNVHKVDSADYGGTVNFSSLEIRLNHQPEIWVCGQCSSGFVQNIIPETTTTTLYSMSRAGDRWSRIPFDQSKTSEVVHAMSLVFKDKGRVLDVGCNTGELLDFAGTFGCVTSGLEYSDDSRAVIRGKGHTPYQAFDEISDQFEIITAFDLIEHLYDIPTFLSNCHDKLVKGGKLIVLTGDIQSVSARASGAHWWYVQYPEHIVFPSRLFFESLSNFKLENWVPTHAAAAYNYPFYRTLLSHFKRMVTLKKYNGLPSRFPDHALIILMKVGD; from the coding sequence ATGAATATCACGCTAGTCGATAATAGTTTTAGGCGAAATGGCTGTCCGCTATGCCATTCAAGTAATGTCCACAAGGTAGATTCTGCCGACTATGGCGGAACAGTAAATTTTTCTTCCCTGGAGATCAGGTTGAATCACCAGCCTGAGATTTGGGTTTGCGGGCAATGTTCTTCTGGATTCGTTCAAAATATTATTCCGGAGACGACAACCACAACCTTATATTCGATGTCCCGAGCTGGCGATCGTTGGTCAAGAATTCCATTTGACCAGTCAAAAACCTCGGAGGTTGTGCATGCCATGTCCCTAGTCTTTAAAGACAAAGGGCGGGTCTTGGATGTCGGCTGCAATACCGGTGAGCTACTCGACTTCGCTGGAACATTCGGGTGTGTAACGTCAGGATTGGAATATTCCGATGACAGTCGCGCGGTCATACGCGGCAAAGGGCATACACCCTATCAAGCTTTTGACGAGATATCGGATCAGTTTGAAATCATCACGGCATTTGATTTGATTGAACATCTCTACGACATTCCAACCTTTCTGAGTAACTGCCATGACAAGCTGGTTAAGGGGGGCAAGTTGATTGTACTGACGGGCGACATTCAGTCCGTGAGTGCAAGGGCGTCCGGTGCTCATTGGTGGTATGTCCAGTATCCTGAGCATATTGTTTTCCCGTCCAGATTGTTTTTCGAGAGTCTATCTAACTTCAAGCTTGAAAATTGGGTTCCAACCCATGCGGCTGCTGCGTATAACTATCCTTTCTACAGGACGCTGCTGAGTCATTTTAAAAGGATGGTGACGCTGAAGAAATATAATGGGTTGCCATCACGATTCCCTGATCATGCCCTGATTATCCTAATGAAAGTAGGCGATTAG
- a CDS encoding phosphocholine cytidylyltransferase family protein — translation MRAIILAAGRGSRMKYLTDERPKCMVELRGKTLLQWQISALQGAGITEIGIVRGYRKEMLEGFALTPFDNPRWAETNMVSSLACAQEWLKSVPCVVSYSDIFYDASAVRMLMDANAELAITYDRNWRALWEDRFEDPLSDAETFRIDDNGDLLEIGQKPKHIEDVQGQYMGLLRFTPGSWRQVESLRAGLVSTLCDKLDMTGMLQRLIIGYGVKVRALPYAGEWGEVDSAEDLAIYGEGT, via the coding sequence ATGAGAGCCATTATTCTCGCTGCCGGTCGGGGCAGCCGCATGAAATACTTAACGGACGAACGCCCCAAATGCATGGTGGAGCTACGCGGAAAGACGCTACTGCAATGGCAAATTTCGGCACTGCAGGGAGCTGGAATTACTGAAATTGGCATTGTACGGGGGTATCGCAAAGAAATGCTCGAAGGGTTTGCCCTCACGCCATTCGACAACCCGCGCTGGGCTGAGACTAACATGGTTAGTTCCCTCGCCTGTGCGCAGGAATGGTTGAAAAGCGTACCCTGTGTGGTGAGCTATTCGGACATTTTTTATGATGCCAGTGCCGTACGAATGTTGATGGATGCGAATGCCGAATTGGCAATAACCTATGATCGGAATTGGCGCGCGTTATGGGAGGACCGTTTTGAAGATCCGCTATCAGATGCGGAAACCTTCCGAATAGATGACAATGGTGATCTGCTTGAAATAGGACAGAAGCCTAAGCATATCGAGGATGTCCAAGGCCAATATATGGGGCTGTTGCGATTCACTCCAGGCTCGTGGCGACAAGTCGAATCGTTGCGTGCAGGACTGGTTTCGACACTGTGCGATAAGCTGGATATGACAGGGATGTTACAACGGCTGATCATAGGGTATGGAGTCAAAGTCCGTGCATTGCCGTACGCAGGAGAGTGGGGCGAAGTGGATAGCGCAGAGGATTTAGCAATATATGGGGAAGGGACGTAA
- a CDS encoding gamma-glutamyl-gamma-aminobutyrate hydrolase family protein (Members of this family of hydrolases with an active site Cys residue belong to MEROPS family C26.): MGLQDWLFAINPDAVLLSGGNDIGEVPERDSTEHCLLAYAKDQRLPTLGICRGMQMMAVWANGSLISVSGHVRTRHHLQIVAISGEWPDEVNSFHNVALADCPPGFVVMARAEDGTIEAMRHEVLPWEGWMWHPERESTFSPPDMNRFQALIQG; encoded by the coding sequence ATGGGGTTACAAGATTGGTTATTTGCCATAAATCCAGATGCCGTGTTGCTTTCAGGCGGCAATGATATCGGTGAAGTTCCTGAGCGTGACAGCACCGAGCATTGTTTGCTGGCCTATGCTAAGGACCAAAGGTTGCCTACGTTGGGAATCTGCCGGGGAATGCAGATGATGGCGGTGTGGGCGAATGGCAGCCTCATATCGGTGAGTGGTCATGTGCGTACCCGTCATCACTTGCAAATAGTAGCAATCTCTGGTGAGTGGCCGGACGAGGTGAATAGTTTCCATAATGTTGCTTTGGCCGATTGCCCGCCGGGGTTTGTGGTAATGGCCCGCGCTGAAGACGGGACGATTGAGGCTATGCGTCATGAGGTCCTGCCATGGGAAGGCTGGATGTGGCATCCCGAACGTGAAAGCACCTTTTCACCCCCAGATATGAACAGATTTCAAGCATTGATTCAGGGGTAG